The proteins below are encoded in one region of Sporosarcina sp. FSL K6-1508:
- a CDS encoding ABC transporter permease — MKNSMATRWMRLKKEWKSLICWLLLPVSMTVLIMQSVETWQEEMKVPIALVVEEQTDMAVHLVEEIASTELLHIQFLSLNEALHKLEQHELDSVFVIREGYEDNILTNRRNQLIEAYSSNRSFAYQSVVETITSYAQQDAARSKAAFVIKQLFSDYGMIAKWNYEEIIDSSREKQKSEALLQSSFSYYDMEHTALEQTPPLVNVWGVWAFFAIITTFFLFDWMLKENRPSMRQRWLFTEITFEKYALVSLSFFTVSIFLMDLVTAFLFSSLFQEALTIRVLVSLFAFRLTINLLAFLLASVYKQLFMYYISSLGIALLLVVVGGSIIPLDGLTGKWPWIEQLSPVQSLLNGTIPYIWIFMTVALLAAWIYKGGKVNA; from the coding sequence ATGAAGAATAGTATGGCCACACGATGGATGCGTTTGAAAAAAGAATGGAAAAGCCTTATATGTTGGTTACTTCTACCGGTTAGTATGACAGTACTAATCATGCAAAGTGTTGAAACGTGGCAAGAGGAAATGAAAGTGCCGATAGCGCTTGTAGTTGAAGAACAAACTGACATGGCAGTACATCTAGTGGAGGAAATAGCGAGTACTGAGCTTCTCCATATTCAGTTCCTTTCCTTGAATGAAGCACTTCATAAACTGGAACAGCATGAGTTGGATAGTGTGTTCGTTATTCGTGAAGGGTATGAGGATAATATACTTACAAACCGTCGAAACCAGCTTATCGAGGCATATTCCTCTAATCGATCATTTGCATACCAATCAGTAGTTGAAACGATTACGTCTTATGCTCAGCAAGATGCGGCCCGCTCAAAAGCAGCTTTTGTCATCAAACAATTATTCTCAGATTACGGCATGATAGCTAAATGGAACTACGAAGAAATTATTGACAGTAGCCGAGAGAAACAAAAAAGCGAAGCGCTACTCCAATCGAGTTTTTCTTATTATGATATGGAGCATACAGCGTTAGAACAAACGCCGCCACTGGTGAACGTATGGGGTGTTTGGGCATTCTTCGCAATCATAACGACATTTTTCCTGTTCGACTGGATGTTAAAAGAGAACCGGCCATCGATGCGCCAGCGTTGGTTATTTACAGAAATAACGTTTGAAAAATATGCACTTGTATCGCTATCCTTTTTTACAGTGAGTATTTTCCTCATGGATCTCGTCACAGCGTTCCTCTTCTCTTCATTATTCCAGGAGGCACTGACAATCCGAGTTCTGGTTTCACTTTTTGCTTTCCGGCTGACGATAAATTTGCTTGCGTTTTTGCTTGCAAGCGTTTATAAGCAATTATTCATGTACTATATTAGTAGCCTGGGTATTGCTCTGCTTCTGGTTGTAGTAGGCGGATCGATCATACCGTTGGATGGGTTAACAGGAAAGTGGCCGTGGATTGAACAACTCAGTCCGGTCCAGTCATTATTGAATGGGACAATACCGTACATATGGATTTTCATGACGGTCGCTCTGCTTGCTGCCTGGATCTATAAAGGAGGGAAGGTAAATGCTTAA
- a CDS encoding ABC transporter ATP-binding protein, with the protein MLNVTGLQKTYKEKLVLEDVSFQMKPGEIVGLVGENGAGKSTLLQLLATVMQPTQGDIQLNDLSYVNDVKKIRRIIGYVPQDISVWEEFTIEENMLFFEKLSWKKRTKEECRQLCLEMQLTHWKESVQSLSGGMKRKLNMAISLLHDPVLLLLDEPTVGIDLKSKMEIGTYLHKLAKQQGKMIMYTSHDMDEITTICDRVYSIGKDSFYIDLLTKNEISVEQLK; encoded by the coding sequence ATGCTTAACGTAACGGGACTGCAGAAAACCTACAAGGAAAAGCTTGTCTTGGAAGATGTATCTTTTCAAATGAAGCCTGGAGAAATTGTTGGTCTTGTTGGGGAAAATGGAGCCGGTAAATCAACATTGCTTCAACTATTGGCAACAGTAATGCAGCCGACACAAGGCGACATTCAATTAAATGATCTATCCTACGTAAATGATGTGAAAAAAATTAGACGGATAATCGGTTATGTTCCACAAGACATATCTGTTTGGGAAGAGTTCACGATTGAAGAGAACATGCTATTTTTTGAAAAGCTGTCATGGAAAAAACGGACAAAAGAGGAATGTCGGCAACTTTGTTTAGAAATGCAGTTGACTCATTGGAAAGAAAGTGTTCAGTCATTATCTGGCGGCATGAAAAGGAAATTGAACATGGCCATCAGCCTGCTCCATGATCCAGTCTTACTGTTGCTAGACGAACCTACAGTCGGCATTGATCTTAAATCCAAAATGGAAATTGGAACGTATTTGCATAAATTGGCGAAACAGCAAGGGAAAATGATTATGTATACATCCCATGATATGGACGAAATTACAACTATTTGCGATAGAGTTTATTCGATCGGAAAGGATTCGTTTTACATAGACTTGTTGACGAAGAATGAAATTTCCGTAGAACAGTTGAAATGA
- a CDS encoding YdcF family protein, with the protein MKKSKKVAVFFIIAIAVSGIFLWWLTGKWMDEGLEPSADGTNDYAIVLGAKVKREAPSLSLQYRLDAALRYANEHPHVKMILSGGQGPDEHISEAEAMRQFLTENGVASERLILETASTSTYENILFSKKLMPTEIRSVTIITSDYHLARARKIAASLNLESDAVAAVTPKIVAVKLTMRERIALVKTYILGK; encoded by the coding sequence TTGAAAAAGTCAAAGAAAGTAGCAGTCTTTTTTATAATCGCAATCGCTGTTTCTGGCATCTTTTTATGGTGGTTAACAGGGAAATGGATGGATGAAGGATTGGAACCTTCAGCAGATGGCACGAATGACTATGCAATTGTGCTTGGCGCTAAAGTAAAAAGAGAAGCCCCTTCACTGTCTTTGCAATATCGCTTGGATGCTGCGCTACGGTACGCCAATGAACATCCACACGTGAAAATGATCTTATCCGGCGGGCAAGGTCCCGATGAGCATATCAGTGAAGCGGAAGCGATGAGGCAGTTTTTAACGGAGAATGGTGTTGCCTCGGAGCGTCTAATTTTAGAGACAGCGTCTACCTCCACGTATGAAAACATTTTATTCTCGAAAAAATTAATGCCAACTGAAATTCGATCTGTCACAATTATTACTAGTGATTATCATCTGGCAAGAGCGCGGAAAATTGCGGCCAGCCTTAATCTCGAATCAGATGCAGTAGCGGCTGTAACCCCCAAAATAGTAGCTGTAAAATTGACTATGCGGGAGCGCATTGCCCTTGTGAAAACATATATTTTAGGAAAGTAA
- a CDS encoding S-layer homology domain-containing protein yields the protein MAKKKMKLRLLFAVALMIQMLVVPYHFSAAEIDTSAPSWTVPIDYLALGDSLAAGVTPNNELGKGYADFLAESIQEIGTLKSYNKGFSFPGYKSTDVLNDIQQNVTKDVYGFGYIAKTAELQKSIKDAEIITISAGANDVLPLIKKDPTTGKTTVDQKALVTGLQQVGSNYKAIMTEINQINPDAQVYVMGYYNPFPYMSEDLQPLLKQLLSVLNKTITTGLEGTQAIFVPTGDVIASDYKVYLPNPENIHLSEAGYKKVTELFWPNMLAANPWDTAGSLVANPAGPNSVNLNWQPASDNVAVTSYELYNGEEKLATVNGDVSTYKVENLVDNTTNILSVIAVDQAGNKSIHNPTISVTVAGSTTPTLYTDIAGHGLESYIAQATAVGIVGGYADGTFKPNQNLSRVQAVTMVVRALNLKTDEVAPFGDITNYAVQTKAEINAAYKYGIVKGDYGSFKPTEAVTRAQLALMIERSYKHVMGAPYTSAQKAPYSDLGNYGAETVNAISMLHELNIANGFEGKFMPSNSTTRAQAAKMFVNFISNSKQAK from the coding sequence ATGGCGAAAAAGAAGATGAAATTACGATTGCTTTTTGCAGTAGCACTGATGATTCAAATGCTTGTAGTGCCGTACCATTTTTCCGCGGCAGAAATAGATACGAGTGCACCTTCCTGGACAGTACCAATCGACTATCTTGCTCTAGGCGATTCGTTGGCAGCGGGCGTCACTCCAAATAATGAATTAGGAAAAGGCTATGCAGATTTTTTAGCCGAGTCAATTCAAGAGATAGGAACTTTGAAGTCGTATAACAAAGGCTTTTCTTTCCCGGGGTATAAGTCGACAGACGTTTTAAACGATATCCAACAGAATGTAACGAAGGATGTCTATGGGTTTGGCTATATAGCAAAGACCGCCGAACTTCAAAAATCTATCAAAGACGCAGAGATTATAACAATTAGCGCTGGAGCCAATGATGTATTACCGCTTATCAAAAAAGATCCGACTACAGGTAAAACGACTGTTGATCAGAAGGCGCTAGTGACAGGTCTCCAGCAAGTAGGGAGTAATTATAAAGCAATTATGACCGAAATTAACCAAATCAACCCGGATGCGCAAGTATATGTAATGGGTTATTACAATCCGTTTCCTTATATGTCTGAAGACTTGCAGCCGCTCCTGAAGCAGTTGCTAAGTGTGTTGAATAAAACAATTACAACAGGGCTGGAAGGTACGCAAGCAATCTTCGTACCAACTGGCGATGTAATTGCGTCAGACTACAAGGTCTACCTTCCGAATCCGGAAAATATCCATTTGAGTGAAGCAGGCTATAAAAAAGTGACGGAGCTATTTTGGCCGAATATGCTAGCAGCTAATCCATGGGACACGGCTGGCAGCCTCGTCGCCAATCCGGCGGGTCCAAATTCGGTTAACTTAAACTGGCAACCAGCAAGTGATAATGTAGCCGTAACGAGTTATGAACTTTACAATGGGGAAGAAAAACTGGCAACGGTAAATGGAGACGTTTCTACTTATAAAGTCGAAAATCTTGTTGATAATACAACAAATATCTTATCAGTAATCGCGGTAGATCAAGCGGGAAACAAGAGTATTCATAACCCGACAATCAGTGTAACGGTTGCAGGTTCAACTACACCAACACTATATACGGATATTGCCGGTCACGGGTTGGAGAGCTATATCGCTCAAGCAACAGCGGTGGGAATCGTTGGTGGCTACGCGGATGGCACTTTTAAGCCAAATCAAAACTTATCACGCGTGCAGGCTGTAACAATGGTTGTTCGTGCACTGAATTTGAAAACGGATGAAGTGGCTCCATTTGGGGATATCACTAACTATGCGGTTCAAACGAAAGCTGAAATCAATGCAGCGTATAAATATGGTATTGTCAAAGGGGACTATGGCAGCTTCAAACCTACCGAAGCAGTAACGCGCGCGCAGCTTGCTTTGATGATTGAACGGTCATATAAGCACGTAATGGGGGCTCCATACACTTCGGCTCAAAAAGCTCCTTATTCTGATTTAGGAAACTACGGTGCAGAAACGGTCAATGCCATTTCAATGCTCCACGAATTGAACATTGCAAACGGGTTCGAAGGTAAATTCATGCCGAGCAATTCTACAACACGTGCACAAGCTGCAAAAATGTTTGTTAATTTCATTTCTAACAGTAAACAAGCTAAATAA
- a CDS encoding histidinol-phosphatase HisJ family protein — protein sequence MFDYHMHSSFSADCPVPMEDMIKGAIQKGLTEICFTEHIDYEYPDDTIVFDFDKKEYASKLKEMQNKYEGRIVIKKGIEIGVQPHILDRYDELMDKEKFDFVICSMHTVEKKGLHYGEFFEGKTIEEAHGIYYKELLYCVKNYKQFNILGHVDLVKRYSKIQCEKPFHDELTDLFNVIIPEGKGIELNTSGVRYGLASGMPSNDVLKLYRQCGGEVITLGSDAHKPEDIAFQFGESLQLLDSIGFKYITTFNNQKPEFHSISHLL from the coding sequence ATGTTTGATTATCACATGCACAGCTCTTTCTCAGCAGACTGCCCTGTTCCAATGGAAGATATGATTAAAGGAGCCATTCAAAAAGGGCTGACTGAGATTTGTTTTACGGAACACATCGACTATGAATATCCGGACGATACAATCGTTTTTGATTTTGATAAGAAGGAATATGCCAGTAAATTGAAAGAGATGCAGAACAAATATGAAGGGCGTATAGTTATTAAAAAAGGCATCGAAATCGGTGTACAACCTCATATATTAGACAGATACGATGAACTAATGGACAAGGAAAAATTCGACTTTGTCATCTGCTCCATGCATACCGTGGAGAAAAAGGGATTACATTACGGGGAATTTTTTGAGGGGAAAACAATAGAAGAAGCTCATGGCATTTATTACAAAGAATTGTTATACTGCGTGAAAAACTATAAGCAATTCAATATTCTTGGTCACGTCGATCTGGTGAAACGCTATTCAAAAATACAATGCGAGAAACCTTTCCATGATGAATTAACTGACCTTTTTAATGTTATCATTCCTGAAGGCAAAGGAATCGAGTTAAATACTTCCGGCGTCCGCTATGGATTGGCGAGCGGCATGCCGAGTAATGATGTTTTGAAGCTTTATAGACAATGCGGTGGTGAAGTCATCACACTTGGTTCTGATGCTCATAAACCCGAAGATATCGCCTTCCAGTTTGGCGAATCACTGCAATTACTTGATTCGATTGGATTTAAATATATCACTACATTTAATAATCAAAAACCCGAATTCCATTCAATTTCGCATTTGCTTTGA
- the hisZ gene encoding ATP phosphoribosyltransferase regulatory subunit, whose product MVRNEEYPEQMLSDNEKFERIIKSINKRFKTYGYKRIKTSAFEQYDLYSRVKSSINQNEMIKVIDHTGEVLVLRPDVTIPITRELVQNVPDLSSELRYFYVQEVFRQPFDKNDSVERTQAGIEYFCDSSPEADAEVIALACHLMKDLGFNDIKIELGHAGFFNELVQDLPLTLQQVNQLKSLIQAKNVVEIGPFLKKLEVDDEVREVIERIPFLYGNAIDVSERMKGIALTEKMRQTLDYLMDVYSILKMYGLEHYIVIDLGLINHMGYYSGVIFQGYVEKFGKPVLMGGRYDELGNEFGTALPAIGFACEIESLVKATESKDIISRFPIDVKIIYVADQLEQAIAIANELRERNFSVLLFSTNKEQADRRQSIYSICLEKESNSFLYKDKTTSFLDLKELLGLLVGGIDQK is encoded by the coding sequence ATGGTGAGAAATGAAGAGTATCCAGAACAGATGTTAAGTGATAATGAAAAGTTTGAAAGAATCATAAAAAGCATTAATAAACGCTTTAAAACGTATGGCTACAAACGAATCAAAACATCTGCTTTCGAGCAATATGATTTATATTCAAGAGTGAAAAGTTCGATCAATCAAAATGAAATGATAAAAGTAATTGATCATACAGGGGAAGTATTAGTCTTACGCCCTGATGTTACCATTCCAATCACACGCGAATTGGTACAAAACGTCCCCGATCTTTCAAGTGAACTTCGATACTTTTATGTACAAGAAGTTTTCCGCCAACCATTTGATAAAAATGACAGTGTTGAGCGTACACAAGCGGGTATTGAATACTTTTGCGATAGTTCGCCTGAAGCTGATGCAGAAGTGATTGCCCTTGCTTGTCACTTAATGAAAGATTTAGGGTTCAATGATATCAAAATTGAATTGGGGCATGCAGGCTTTTTCAATGAACTTGTCCAAGACCTGCCGCTCACATTGCAACAAGTCAACCAGTTGAAGTCATTGATTCAAGCAAAAAATGTAGTGGAAATTGGTCCCTTTCTTAAAAAATTGGAAGTTGACGATGAAGTTCGAGAAGTAATCGAACGGATTCCCTTTTTATATGGCAATGCTATAGATGTGAGCGAGCGTATGAAAGGAATTGCCCTTACGGAAAAAATGAGACAGACACTCGATTACTTAATGGATGTCTACAGTATATTGAAAATGTACGGATTGGAACACTATATCGTTATCGATTTAGGGCTGATCAATCATATGGGTTATTATTCAGGTGTTATTTTTCAAGGTTATGTCGAGAAGTTTGGGAAACCTGTTTTGATGGGCGGCCGCTACGATGAGTTGGGAAATGAATTTGGTACTGCACTTCCGGCAATTGGTTTTGCGTGTGAAATTGAATCGTTGGTAAAGGCAACTGAAAGCAAAGACATCATTTCCCGATTTCCGATTGACGTTAAAATCATTTATGTAGCCGATCAATTAGAACAAGCTATTGCCATTGCCAATGAACTGCGCGAACGGAATTTTAGCGTTCTTTTATTTTCAACGAACAAGGAACAGGCAGATCGACGACAAAGTATTTACTCGATATGTTTGGAAAAAGAGAGTAATTCATTTCTATATAAAGATAAAACCACTTCATTCTTAGATTTGAAAGAGTTGCTGGGTTTACTCGTAGGGGGGATCGACCAGAAATGA
- the hisG gene encoding ATP phosphoribosyltransferase, with protein MTTLTIALAKGRTADKALTLFDKAGIRFSDFHEKSRKLVLFDDENKVKLIFVKAVDVPTYVEKGAADIGIVGKDTIMEDPVDVYELLDLGIGKCQLAVAGFPDKQFPSSALLTVASKYPAVTKAYFDSKGIRIEIIKLNGSIELAPLIGMADVIVDIVESGKTLKENGLVVLEPIADVSARLIVNKASYATRTSQIQQFISDLKAVLE; from the coding sequence ATGACTACTCTAACTATCGCCTTGGCGAAAGGGCGTACAGCGGACAAAGCATTAACCCTTTTTGATAAAGCAGGCATCCGATTTTCAGATTTTCATGAAAAAAGCAGAAAGCTAGTACTATTCGATGATGAAAATAAAGTGAAACTTATTTTTGTGAAAGCAGTCGATGTACCGACTTATGTGGAAAAAGGAGCAGCCGATATCGGGATTGTCGGTAAAGATACAATTATGGAAGACCCGGTAGATGTCTACGAACTGTTAGATCTTGGTATTGGAAAATGCCAGCTTGCGGTTGCAGGATTTCCGGATAAGCAATTTCCGAGCAGTGCATTGCTGACAGTCGCTTCAAAGTATCCAGCGGTGACAAAAGCCTATTTTGACAGCAAAGGCATTCGTATTGAAATCATCAAATTGAACGGTTCCATCGAATTGGCTCCGCTGATCGGTATGGCAGATGTCATTGTAGATATTGTGGAATCGGGCAAGACGTTAAAAGAAAATGGATTGGTCGTCTTGGAACCAATTGCAGATGTCAGTGCACGATTAATTGTTAATAAAGCGAGCTATGCAACAAGAACGAGCCAGATTCAGCAATTCATATCGGACTTAAAAGCTGTATTGGAGTGA
- the hisD gene encoding histidinol dehydrogenase: MRIVTLEQYTDELEQQTAVQTTNFEFDRTVLRIIETVREDGDQALKGYTEQFDGVQLNDLIVSAEEFTEAQELVTAEFLSALRKAKHNITVFHEIQLEETWVVNQENGIVLGQKVTPLDSVGIYIPGGKAAYPSTVLMNAVPAKIAGVERIAMVTPPQADGKVNPHVLVAAQEAGVDIVYKIGGAQAIAALAYGTETVKKVAKITGPGNAFVARAKKWVFGDVAIDMIAGPSEICIVADNSAIPNFVAADLLSQAEHDERATAICVTTSRSFAEALQKEVINQIEQADRKSIIEASITANGRIILVDSMDVAYNFVNQLAPEHLQLMVENPMEQLPFIRNAGAIFLGNYSPEALGDYMAGPNHTLPTSGTSAFSSPLGVYNFMKKSSIIHYTEQALREVSDDIITIANAEGLTAHANSIQVRKANFYAK; this comes from the coding sequence ATGCGAATTGTAACGTTGGAACAATATACCGATGAGCTAGAACAGCAAACGGCAGTACAAACAACTAATTTTGAATTTGACCGAACTGTACTTAGAATTATCGAAACAGTCCGTGAAGATGGAGATCAGGCATTAAAAGGCTATACCGAGCAGTTTGACGGAGTGCAGCTAAATGACCTGATCGTTTCAGCTGAAGAGTTTACCGAGGCACAGGAGCTAGTCACAGCCGAGTTCTTGAGCGCCTTGCGAAAAGCAAAGCACAACATCACAGTCTTCCATGAAATACAATTGGAAGAGACGTGGGTTGTCAATCAGGAAAATGGAATTGTTCTTGGCCAGAAAGTAACGCCGTTGGACAGTGTCGGTATTTACATACCGGGAGGAAAAGCGGCCTACCCTTCAACGGTTCTGATGAATGCCGTCCCGGCGAAGATTGCGGGAGTTGAAAGAATCGCCATGGTGACACCGCCTCAGGCAGACGGAAAAGTGAATCCCCATGTCCTCGTGGCAGCTCAAGAAGCAGGGGTGGACATTGTCTATAAAATTGGCGGTGCACAAGCGATTGCGGCATTGGCATACGGAACAGAAACGGTGAAAAAAGTAGCGAAAATCACGGGTCCGGGAAATGCATTTGTAGCACGTGCAAAAAAATGGGTGTTCGGGGATGTTGCCATCGATATGATTGCAGGACCGAGTGAGATTTGTATTGTAGCAGACAATAGTGCGATACCCAATTTTGTCGCGGCCGACTTGTTATCACAAGCAGAGCACGATGAACGTGCCACTGCAATCTGTGTGACGACAAGCCGATCATTTGCTGAAGCGCTTCAAAAAGAAGTGATAAATCAAATTGAACAAGCGGATCGAAAGAGCATCATCGAAGCTTCGATAACCGCTAACGGGCGTATCATTCTTGTGGATTCAATGGATGTAGCTTATAACTTTGTTAATCAACTCGCGCCGGAACATTTACAGCTTATGGTCGAAAACCCGATGGAACAATTGCCGTTCATTCGTAACGCCGGAGCAATCTTTTTAGGGAATTACTCACCAGAGGCATTGGGCGATTATATGGCAGGTCCCAACCATACATTGCCGACAAGCGGGACATCGGCGTTCTCATCGCCGCTAGGTGTTTATAACTTTATGAAAAAGTCGAGCATCATTCACTATACAGAGCAAGCACTGCGAGAAGTTTCAGATGACATCATCACAATTGCGAATGCGGAAGGTTTAACAGCTCACGCAAATTCAATTCAGGTAAGGAAGGCGAATTTTTATGCGAAGTAA
- the hisB gene encoding imidazoleglycerol-phosphate dehydratase HisB, whose product MRSKSISRQTAETKIELDFTIDGSGNSTIKTGVGFLDHMLTLFTNHGRFDLKVSCDGDIEVDQHHSVEDIGIALGQAFYESMGTKEGIERYATVSTPMDEALSTVSIDISGRPFFVYNVDGLKDKVGEFDTELVEEFFQAFTSHAKVTLHINLQYGKNSHHIIESIFKGFGRALRVASAINPDVKGVPSTKGML is encoded by the coding sequence ATGCGAAGTAAATCGATTTCAAGACAGACAGCGGAGACAAAGATTGAATTAGACTTTACGATTGATGGCAGCGGAAATTCAACGATAAAAACAGGGGTCGGCTTTTTGGATCATATGCTGACGTTATTCACGAATCATGGGCGATTCGATTTGAAAGTCAGTTGTGATGGAGACATCGAAGTAGATCAGCATCACTCCGTCGAAGATATCGGCATCGCATTAGGACAGGCTTTCTACGAGAGTATGGGAACAAAAGAAGGCATCGAGCGCTACGCGACAGTCTCAACACCGATGGACGAAGCGTTATCAACAGTTTCGATCGATATTAGCGGGCGTCCATTTTTCGTCTATAACGTAGATGGGTTAAAAGATAAAGTAGGAGAATTCGATACAGAGCTTGTTGAAGAATTTTTCCAAGCTTTCACAAGCCATGCAAAAGTGACATTGCATATTAATCTGCAGTATGGAAAAAACAGTCACCATATTATCGAATCAATTTTTAAAGGATTCGGACGTGCATTGCGTGTAGCAAGTGCAATCAATCCGGATGTAAAAGGAGTACCTTCAACAAAGGGAATGCTATAA
- the hisA gene encoding 1-(5-phosphoribosyl)-5-[(5-phosphoribosylamino)methylideneamino]imidazole-4-carboxamide isomerase: MILFPAIDIRNGKCVRLIQGDYDQEIIYNDSPTSMAKEWEKQGAEYIHVVDLDGAKTGNSLNRDAIQAIAKSVSIPVQVGGGIRTMEIIDAHIEAGVNRVIIGTAAIQDKPFLMEAVEKYGEKIAVSIDARKGFVATDGWTETSDVLAVDLLRELEAAGVKTVIYTDIMKDGMMQGPNFHELEMMDTASSIDIVASGGVSTEEDIVQLRELNLYGAIIGKALYDGKLSLEKILGGRRG; encoded by the coding sequence ATGATTTTATTTCCAGCAATCGATATTCGTAATGGGAAATGTGTTCGGTTAATACAGGGCGATTATGATCAAGAAATCATCTACAATGATTCACCGACTTCGATGGCAAAGGAATGGGAAAAGCAAGGTGCTGAATATATTCACGTCGTCGATTTGGATGGTGCTAAAACAGGCAACTCCTTGAATCGTGACGCAATCCAGGCGATTGCCAAGAGTGTTTCGATACCTGTGCAAGTCGGCGGCGGAATCCGAACGATGGAAATCATCGACGCACATATTGAAGCGGGTGTAAACCGGGTGATCATCGGAACAGCAGCGATACAGGATAAACCGTTTCTAATGGAAGCTGTTGAAAAGTATGGCGAGAAAATTGCAGTGTCCATCGACGCAAGAAAAGGGTTTGTTGCAACGGACGGTTGGACGGAAACAAGTGATGTGCTAGCAGTCGACTTATTGCGTGAACTTGAAGCGGCAGGCGTAAAAACGGTTATATATACGGACATCATGAAAGACGGGATGATGCAGGGACCTAACTTTCACGAGCTGGAAATGATGGACACAGCGTCGTCAATCGATATCGTGGCATCAGGCGGTGTTTCAACAGAAGAGGATATTGTTCAGTTGAGAGAACTCAATTTATACGGTGCAATTATCGGTAAAGCTTTATATGACGGTAAATTGTCTTTGGAAAAAATACTAGGGGGACGACGAGGATGA
- the hisF gene encoding imidazole glycerol phosphate synthase subunit HisF: protein MTSNRIIPCLDFDNGKVVKGKRFLEVKEVADPLTLAKKYVADGADELVFYDITASTKNRAMFLDLIAEIAKEVPVPFIVGGGIRSIEDIQKVFDAGGDKVSINSAALSNPTLIEEAAKTFGSERIILSMDVNEVGPSKWSVFSNGGMKDTGLDAIEWAIQGEKLGAGELVVNSIGEDGVKDGYNIELTRAIAEAVNIPVIASGGAGTPEHFHTVLTEGKADAALAASVFHFEDINIGALKTYLAEKNTSVGNESL from the coding sequence ATGACAAGCAACCGGATAATACCATGTCTAGATTTTGATAACGGGAAAGTCGTCAAAGGAAAAAGGTTTTTGGAAGTCAAAGAAGTTGCAGATCCACTTACATTGGCAAAAAAGTATGTAGCTGACGGTGCAGATGAACTAGTGTTTTACGACATCACAGCTTCAACGAAAAACCGTGCTATGTTCCTCGATCTCATTGCGGAAATCGCAAAAGAAGTACCCGTGCCCTTTATTGTAGGCGGAGGAATCCGGTCTATAGAGGACATCCAAAAGGTATTCGATGCAGGCGGGGATAAAGTATCCATTAACAGTGCGGCGCTCAGCAATCCCACATTGATTGAGGAAGCGGCAAAAACATTCGGTTCTGAACGCATTATTCTATCGATGGATGTTAATGAAGTGGGACCCTCTAAGTGGTCAGTATTTTCTAATGGCGGTATGAAAGACACTGGTTTGGATGCCATTGAATGGGCGATTCAAGGTGAGAAACTTGGCGCTGGTGAGCTCGTCGTTAATAGCATAGGTGAGGATGGCGTGAAAGATGGCTATAACATCGAATTGACGCGGGCGATTGCGGAAGCAGTCAACATTCCCGTCATAGCGAGCGGTGGAGCAGGCACACCTGAACATTTCCATACTGTACTGACTGAAGGAAAAGCTGACGCTGCGCTTGCAGCATCCGTATTCCATTTTGAAGACATTAATATCGGTGCATTAAAAACATATTTAGCTGAAAAAAATACATCTGTTGGGAATGAATCACTATGA